In Phenylobacterium koreense, one DNA window encodes the following:
- the petA gene encoding ubiquinol-cytochrome c reductase iron-sulfur subunit, whose amino-acid sequence MADTVAGANPDTHAAGDDPNRRDFIHIAAAAAAGGAVVGLAWPFIDQMNPSGDTLALASVEFDLTKVAEGQQVTIKWRGKPLFIRNRTGAEIARAVKDDGASMPDPQKDEDRHKPGKAQWLVLVGTCTHLGCVPTFGGGDYGGWFCPCHGSHYDVSGRIRKGPAPKNLAVPEYSFLSDTKVKVG is encoded by the coding sequence GTGGCCGACACCGTCGCGGGCGCAAATCCCGATACCCATGCCGCGGGCGACGACCCGAACCGGCGTGATTTCATCCATATCGCCGCGGCGGCCGCGGCCGGCGGCGCCGTCGTGGGCCTCGCCTGGCCGTTCATCGACCAGATGAACCCGTCCGGCGACACCCTGGCGCTCGCCTCGGTCGAGTTCGACCTGACCAAGGTCGCCGAGGGCCAGCAGGTGACGATCAAGTGGCGCGGCAAGCCGCTGTTCATCCGTAACCGGACCGGGGCCGAAATCGCCCGGGCGGTGAAGGACGACGGCGCGAGCATGCCCGATCCGCAGAAGGACGAAGACCGTCACAAGCCGGGCAAGGCCCAATGGCTGGTGCTGGTCGGAACCTGCACGCACCTTGGCTGCGTGCCGACTTTCGGCGGCGGTGACTACGGCGGCTGGTTCTGCCCGTGCCACGGCTCGCACTACGACGTCTCGGGCCGTATTCGTAAGGGCCCGGCGCCCAAGAACCTGGCGGTCCCCGAGTACAGCTTCCTTTCCGACACCAAGGTCAAGGTGGGCTGA
- a CDS encoding tRNA (cytidine(34)-2'-O)-methyltransferase: MLLVLFQPDIPQNLGAALRLGACMDVPVHVIEPCGFPLSDKAIRRAALDYGDPAQVVRHPGWADFVASKGDGRIVLFSTKAAQPLHDFSFRADDMLLFGRESIGVPDEVHEGADARVFIPLSPGRRSLNVTVSAAIGLSEALRQTGQFPKAVI; encoded by the coding sequence ATGCTGCTCGTCCTTTTTCAACCTGACATTCCTCAAAACCTTGGGGCGGCTTTGCGTCTTGGGGCCTGTATGGACGTTCCGGTGCACGTCATCGAGCCCTGCGGCTTCCCGCTCTCGGACAAGGCTATTCGCCGCGCAGCCTTGGATTACGGGGATCCGGCGCAGGTTGTCCGGCATCCCGGATGGGCCGATTTCGTGGCCTCGAAGGGCGACGGAAGAATTGTTCTCTTCTCGACCAAGGCGGCTCAGCCGCTGCACGATTTTTCGTTCCGGGCCGACGACATGTTGCTTTTCGGCCGCGAAAGCATCGGCGTGCCTGACGAGGTGCACGAGGGCGCCGACGCCCGGGTCTTCATTCCGCTTTCTCCTGGCCGCCGTTCCCTGAATGTCACGGTGTCGGCGGCGATCGGCTTGTCAGAGGCGTTGCGCCAGACGGGCCAATTTCCTAAGGCCGTTATTTGA
- the hemF gene encoding oxygen-dependent coproporphyrinogen oxidase codes for MTNISPEIEARRARAKEWFESLQTRICAELERLEEEASPELYPEEPGKFDMRPWTRESGVGGGIGGHLHGRLFEKAGVHTSAALARFSPEMAAQMPGADKDPTYVSASISLIIHPRSPRVPTVHMNTRFLSTAESWFGGGADLTPMLDEQRSQDADDAKLFHAAMKEACDAFDPEWHAKYKAWCDEYFYLPHRKEPRGVGGIFYDRHNSGDFEKDFGFTRAVGEAFLDVYSKIVSHRMSEPWTEADRREQLVRRGRYVEFNLLFDRGTMFGLKAGGNIETILSSMPPMVSWP; via the coding sequence ATGACCAACATATCCCCAGAAATCGAAGCCCGCCGCGCTCGCGCCAAGGAATGGTTCGAGAGTCTGCAGACCCGCATCTGCGCCGAACTCGAGCGGCTCGAGGAAGAGGCCTCGCCCGAGCTCTATCCTGAAGAGCCCGGCAAGTTCGACATGCGCCCCTGGACCCGCGAGAGCGGCGTCGGCGGCGGGATCGGCGGACACCTGCACGGCCGGCTGTTCGAAAAGGCCGGCGTCCACACCTCGGCGGCCCTGGCGCGCTTCTCGCCGGAGATGGCCGCCCAGATGCCCGGCGCGGACAAGGACCCGACCTACGTCTCGGCCAGCATCAGCCTGATCATCCACCCGCGCTCGCCGCGGGTGCCGACGGTGCACATGAACACCCGCTTCCTGTCGACCGCCGAGAGCTGGTTCGGCGGCGGGGCCGACCTTACCCCCATGCTGGACGAGCAGCGCAGCCAGGACGCCGACGACGCAAAGCTGTTCCACGCCGCCATGAAGGAGGCCTGCGACGCCTTCGATCCGGAATGGCACGCCAAGTACAAGGCCTGGTGCGACGAGTATTTCTACCTGCCGCACCGCAAGGAGCCTCGCGGCGTTGGCGGAATCTTCTACGACCGCCACAACAGCGGCGACTTCGAGAAGGACTTCGGCTTCACCCGCGCCGTGGGCGAGGCCTTCCTCGACGTCTATTCCAAGATCGTCAGCCACCGCATGAGCGAGCCCTGGACCGAGGCCGACCGCCGCGAGCAACTCGTCCGCCGCGGCCGCTACGTCGAGTTCAACCTGCTCTTCGACCGCGGCACCATGTTCGGCCTCAAGGCCGGCGGCAACATCGAGACCATCCTCTCCTCCATGCCCCCCATGGTGAGCTGGCCGTAG
- a CDS encoding calcium:proton antiporter produces the protein MQKLGLPIWTWIAPVAGALLLLGAKVGGPFNFVLAAGLIACVLAAVHHAEVVAHKVGEPYGTLVLAVAVTVIEVSLIVSLMLSSGPAGAGLARDTVFAAIMIILNGLVGLCLLLGGARHLEQRYGQAGVSAALATLAALVVLTLVLPNYTTTAPGPAYSSSQLAFVGLVALVLYGTFVLVQAVRHRDYFLPTGSAFHDEDAHASPPTVAAALVSLALLVVALVAVVLLAKALAPTIESAVTSAGAPKAVVGVIIAALVLLPEGLAAVRAARADRLQTSLNLALGSALASIGLTIPVVAVVSLVMGWPLSLGLDAKSTVLLLLTLLVTTLSLATGRTTVLQGVVHLVIFAVYLFTTIVP, from the coding sequence ATGCAAAAACTTGGCCTTCCCATCTGGACCTGGATCGCACCTGTCGCCGGCGCCCTGCTGTTGCTGGGCGCCAAGGTCGGAGGACCCTTCAATTTCGTACTGGCCGCGGGGCTTATCGCCTGCGTGCTGGCGGCCGTTCACCATGCCGAGGTAGTGGCTCACAAGGTCGGCGAACCCTATGGGACGCTGGTTCTGGCGGTGGCGGTGACCGTCATCGAGGTCTCGCTGATCGTCTCGCTGATGCTCTCCAGCGGCCCGGCCGGCGCGGGGCTGGCGCGCGACACGGTGTTCGCCGCGATCATGATCATCCTGAACGGCCTGGTGGGCCTGTGCCTGCTGCTGGGGGGCGCGCGGCACCTGGAGCAGCGCTATGGCCAGGCCGGGGTCAGCGCGGCCCTGGCGACCCTCGCGGCGCTGGTCGTCCTGACCCTGGTGCTGCCGAACTACACGACCACCGCGCCGGGACCAGCCTATTCCAGCAGCCAGCTCGCCTTCGTCGGCCTGGTGGCGCTGGTGCTCTACGGCACTTTCGTCCTGGTGCAGGCGGTCCGCCACCGTGACTATTTCCTGCCCACCGGCTCGGCCTTCCACGACGAGGACGCCCATGCGAGCCCGCCGACCGTGGCGGCGGCTCTGGTGAGCCTGGCGCTGCTGGTGGTGGCGCTGGTGGCCGTGGTGCTGCTGGCCAAGGCCTTGGCGCCGACCATCGAGTCGGCGGTGACGAGCGCCGGTGCGCCCAAGGCGGTGGTCGGGGTGATCATCGCGGCCCTGGTGCTGCTGCCCGAGGGCCTGGCGGCGGTGCGGGCGGCGCGGGCCGACCGGCTGCAGACCAGCCTCAACCTGGCGCTGGGATCGGCTCTGGCCTCCATCGGCCTGACCATCCCGGTGGTGGCGGTGGTGTCGCTGGTGATGGGCTGGCCGCTGTCGCTGGGCCTCGACGCCAAGAGCACGGTGCTGCTGCTGCTGACCCTGCTGGTGACGACCCTCTCGCTGGCGACGGGGCGGACCACGGTGCTGCAGGGCGTCGTCCACCTGGTGATCTTCGCCGTCTACCTGTTCACGACGATCGTCCCCTGA
- a CDS encoding dienelactone hydrolase family protein has protein sequence MGETITYKSPFDGFEVPAYHARPTDARRGGLLLIQEIFGITDHIRELADAFAEDGYETIAPAFYERLEPGFAADYSQEAIAKGVAYSQKTPWDQVAGDAQGAIDLLNPPAFVTGFCWGGAATWLAACRCDGLSAAAAFYGRRITELNAETPTVPTILHFGKTDASIPPERVEEIRAAHPDVPIYLYDAGHGFVSDRRADYHADSARLARLRTLAHFANNGGGKSSA, from the coding sequence ATGGGCGAGACAATCACGTACAAGAGCCCCTTCGACGGGTTCGAGGTGCCGGCCTACCACGCCAGGCCCACCGACGCCCGCCGCGGCGGGCTGCTGCTGATCCAGGAGATCTTCGGGATCACCGACCACATCCGCGAGCTGGCCGACGCCTTCGCCGAGGACGGCTACGAGACCATCGCCCCGGCCTTCTACGAGCGCCTGGAGCCGGGTTTCGCGGCCGACTACAGCCAGGAGGCCATCGCCAAGGGCGTGGCCTATTCCCAGAAGACCCCGTGGGATCAGGTGGCCGGCGACGCCCAGGGCGCCATCGACCTTCTCAACCCCCCGGCCTTCGTCACCGGCTTCTGCTGGGGCGGAGCGGCGACCTGGCTGGCGGCCTGCCGCTGCGACGGGCTCTCGGCCGCTGCGGCCTTCTACGGCCGCCGCATCACCGAGCTTAACGCCGAGACGCCGACCGTCCCGACCATCCTGCACTTCGGCAAGACCGACGCCTCGATTCCGCCCGAGCGGGTGGAGGAGATTCGCGCGGCCCATCCCGACGTCCCGATCTATCTCTACGACGCCGGCCATGGCTTCGTCTCCGACCGGCGCGCCGACTACCACGCCGACAGCGCCCGCCTGGCGCGGCTGCGCACCCTGGCCCACTTCGCCAACAACGGCGGCGGCAAGAGTTCGGCATGA
- a CDS encoding 50S ribosomal protein L25/general stress protein Ctc produces the protein MADIILNVEVRERTGTGSARATRREGLVPGVLYGGSKDPVAIAVRANEFRKALYTGKLLGHLVTLKHGSETQPVIAKVVDMHPVTDEPVHFDLYRVDEHQTIKIAVPVHFKNHEASPGLKKGGTLNVVRHEVELACPADAIPEELVFDLTGLEIGDTIRIGSFDLPKGVQPAMERDFVVATVAGSAAGASEAAEEGAEAEAEA, from the coding sequence ATGGCCGATATCATCCTGAACGTTGAAGTCCGCGAACGCACCGGCACCGGCAGTGCGCGCGCCACCCGCCGCGAAGGCCTGGTCCCCGGCGTGCTGTACGGCGGCTCCAAGGACCCCGTGGCGATCGCCGTGCGCGCCAACGAGTTCCGCAAGGCGCTCTACACCGGCAAGCTGCTGGGCCACCTGGTGACCCTGAAGCACGGCTCGGAGACCCAGCCGGTCATCGCCAAGGTGGTCGACATGCACCCGGTCACCGACGAGCCGGTCCACTTCGACCTGTACCGCGTCGACGAGCACCAGACGATCAAGATCGCCGTGCCGGTTCACTTCAAGAACCACGAAGCCTCGCCGGGCCTGAAGAAGGGCGGCACGCTGAACGTGGTCCGTCACGAAGTCGAGCTGGCCTGCCCGGCCGACGCCATTCCGGAAGAGCTGGTCTTCGACCTGACCGGCCTGGAAATCGGCGACACCATCCGCATCGGCAGCTTCGACCTGCCGAAGGGCGTTCAGCCCGCCATGGAACGTGACTTCGTCGTCGCCACCGTGGCCGGTTCGGCCGCCGGCGCTTCGGAAGCCGCCGAAGAAGGCGCCGAAGCCGAAGCCGAAGCCTAA
- the ychF gene encoding redox-regulated ATPase YchF produces the protein MALKVAIVGLPNVGKSTLFNALTQTAAAQAANYPFCTIEPNTGDVAVPEPRLTALAGVIPSKEIIPARMNFVDIAGLVRGASKGEGLGNQFLANIRDCDAVAFVARCFIDDDITHVEGKIDPIADLETIETELMLADLESLEKRVVNLEKRAKTGDKESAQTLRLVQVALAELNAGRPARKAVVSAEDDKAWRMLQLLTSKPALYVSNVDEASAATGNELSNLVAERAARDGADHVVISAQIESEIALLDEDERAEFLETLGLAEPGLNKLIREAYHLLGLQTYFTVGPKEARAWTIHKGDTAPQAAGVIHTDFEKGFIRAETIAFDDYVRLKGEAGAREAGKLRQEGKEYVVQDGDVMNFRFNV, from the coding sequence ATGGCTCTCAAGGTCGCCATCGTCGGCCTGCCCAACGTGGGCAAGTCGACCCTCTTCAACGCGCTCACCCAAACGGCCGCGGCCCAGGCCGCGAACTATCCGTTCTGCACCATCGAGCCGAACACCGGCGACGTGGCCGTGCCTGAGCCGCGGCTGACCGCCCTGGCCGGGGTCATCCCGTCCAAGGAGATCATTCCTGCCCGGATGAACTTCGTCGACATCGCGGGCCTCGTCCGCGGCGCCTCCAAGGGCGAGGGACTCGGCAACCAGTTCCTGGCCAACATCCGCGACTGCGACGCCGTCGCCTTCGTCGCCCGCTGCTTCATCGACGACGACATCACCCACGTCGAAGGCAAGATCGACCCGATCGCCGACCTCGAGACCATCGAGACCGAGCTGATGCTCGCCGACCTCGAGAGCCTGGAAAAGCGCGTCGTCAACCTCGAGAAGCGCGCCAAGACCGGCGACAAGGAAAGCGCCCAGACCCTGCGCCTGGTCCAGGTCGCCCTGGCCGAACTCAACGCCGGCCGCCCGGCCCGCAAGGCGGTCGTCTCGGCGGAGGACGACAAGGCCTGGCGGATGCTGCAGCTCCTGACCTCCAAGCCCGCCCTCTACGTCTCCAACGTCGACGAGGCCTCGGCCGCCACCGGCAACGAGCTGTCCAATCTGGTCGCCGAGCGCGCCGCCCGCGACGGCGCCGACCACGTGGTGATCTCCGCCCAGATCGAGAGCGAGATCGCCCTGCTCGACGAAGACGAGCGCGCTGAGTTCCTCGAGACCCTCGGCCTGGCCGAACCTGGCCTCAACAAGCTGATCCGCGAGGCCTACCACCTGCTGGGCCTGCAGACCTACTTCACCGTGGGCCCCAAGGAGGCGCGCGCCTGGACCATCCACAAGGGCGACACCGCCCCTCAGGCGGCCGGCGTCATCCACACGGACTTCGAGAAGGGGTTCATCCGCGCCGAGACCATCGCCTTCGATGACTACGTCCGCCTCAAGGGCGAGGCCGGCGCCCGCGAAGCCGGCAAGCTCCGCCAGGAAGGCAAGGAATACGTCGTCCAGGACGGCGACGTCATGAACTTCCGCTTCAACGTCTGA
- a CDS encoding dienelactone hydrolase family protein, translating into MGETITLRGADGFEFSAYHEQAFTPRKGGVIVIQEIFGIDRFVRADVERWAKAGYEAIAPSLYDRRERGFTSEHDQEGIAAGVVHARGTPLEQALGDIGACRDFLAERGKVFVVGYCYGGSLTWLSAAKVEGLSGASSYYGSLVQANAALKPLCPTIIHLGHTDPGINAEAVEKAVHEHNPDVPVYVYEGAGHGFNNESPERYNEEAADLARARTRQLFESA; encoded by the coding sequence ATGGGCGAGACCATCACCCTTCGGGGCGCGGACGGCTTTGAGTTTTCCGCCTATCACGAACAGGCCTTCACGCCCCGCAAGGGCGGGGTGATCGTCATCCAGGAGATCTTCGGCATCGACCGGTTCGTCCGCGCCGACGTCGAGCGCTGGGCCAAGGCCGGCTACGAAGCCATCGCCCCCTCGCTCTACGACCGCCGCGAGCGCGGCTTCACCTCCGAGCACGACCAGGAAGGCATCGCCGCCGGGGTGGTTCACGCGCGCGGCACGCCGCTGGAACAGGCGCTGGGCGACATCGGCGCCTGCCGCGACTTCCTGGCCGAGCGCGGCAAGGTGTTCGTCGTCGGCTACTGCTACGGCGGCTCGCTCACCTGGCTGTCGGCCGCCAAGGTCGAAGGCCTCTCCGGCGCGTCCAGCTATTACGGCAGCCTCGTCCAGGCCAATGCGGCGCTGAAGCCCCTCTGCCCGACCATCATCCACCTCGGTCACACCGATCCCGGCATCAACGCCGAGGCCGTCGAGAAGGCGGTCCACGAGCACAATCCCGACGTCCCGGTCTACGTCTACGAAGGCGCCGGCCACGGCTTCAACAACGAGAGCCCCGAGCGCTACAACGAAGAGGCCGCCGACCTCGCCCGCGCCCGAACGCGACAGCTCTTCGAAAGCGCCTGA
- the pth gene encoding aminoacyl-tRNA hydrolase, which produces MLVLAGQGNPGARYAGNRHNIGFMAVDEIARRWRFGPERSRFSSLVREGEIETPAGAVRALILKPQTFYNESGRAVSEALKFYKLTPADLVLFYDEIDIAPGRFRMKTGGGAAGNNGVRSVTAHIGPDFRRARLGVGHPGHKDRVQGHVLSDFHKIDQAWVEALLRAVADAAPLLAAGEDEKYQTEVMRLAPADKSDVPRGRA; this is translated from the coding sequence ATGCTCGTCCTTGCCGGACAGGGCAATCCGGGAGCCCGCTATGCGGGCAACCGGCACAATATCGGCTTCATGGCCGTCGATGAGATCGCGCGCCGCTGGCGCTTCGGTCCCGAACGCTCTCGTTTCTCCTCCCTCGTCCGCGAGGGGGAGATCGAGACGCCCGCAGGCGCCGTTCGCGCCCTGATCCTCAAGCCGCAGACCTTCTATAACGAAAGCGGCCGCGCCGTTTCCGAGGCGCTCAAGTTCTACAAGCTGACGCCTGCCGACCTCGTGCTCTTCTATGACGAGATCGACATCGCCCCCGGCCGCTTCCGCATGAAGACCGGCGGCGGCGCGGCGGGCAACAACGGCGTCCGCTCGGTCACCGCCCACATCGGCCCCGACTTCCGCCGCGCCCGTCTGGGCGTCGGCCACCCCGGCCACAAGGACCGCGTCCAGGGCCACGTTCTGTCCGATTTCCACAAGATCGACCAGGCCTGGGTCGAGGCCCTGCTCCGCGCCGTCGCCGACGCCGCTCCGCTGCTGGCCGCCGGCGAGGACGAGAAGTACCAGACCGAAGTCATGCGCCTGGCCCCCGCCGACAAAAGCGACGTCCCCCGCGGCCGAGCGTAG
- a CDS encoding GNAT family N-acetyltransferase, with the protein MIITTSRLILRPMMAEDLEPLLAMTSDPQVMAFVGDGQTLDRAATALWIENAAAALRASDVGSRAVVLRDSGKVIGWAGIIPTAVQGRVELIYGFSRAYWGRGYASEATAALLEASDAGPIDATIDPNNGPSRRILEKLGFAAVGEEQDEHGLPTLRLRRP; encoded by the coding sequence ATGATCATCACCACGTCGCGCCTGATTCTGCGGCCGATGATGGCCGAGGATCTGGAGCCGCTGCTCGCCATGACCTCGGACCCTCAGGTCATGGCCTTCGTGGGCGACGGCCAGACTCTCGATCGCGCGGCCACCGCCCTGTGGATCGAGAACGCCGCGGCGGCCCTGCGCGCCAGCGATGTCGGCAGCCGCGCCGTGGTGCTGCGCGACAGCGGCAAGGTGATCGGCTGGGCGGGCATCATACCCACCGCCGTCCAGGGCCGCGTGGAGCTGATCTACGGCTTCTCCCGCGCCTATTGGGGCCGGGGCTACGCCAGCGAAGCCACCGCGGCTCTGCTCGAAGCCAGCGACGCCGGCCCGATCGACGCCACCATCGACCCCAACAACGGCCCCTCCCGCCGCATCCTGGAAAAGCTCGGCTTCGCCGCCGTCGGCGAGGAGCAAGACGAACACGGCCTCCCCACCCTCCGCCTGCGGCGGCCGTAG
- a CDS encoding ribose-phosphate pyrophosphokinase has product MKLLAGNSNRALAEAVASHLDVPLTRAQVKRFADNEVWVTIDENVRGEDVFIIQSTNYPANDNLMELLVCVDALKRASARRITAVMPYFGYARQDRKTGGRTPISAKLVANLIERAGADRVLTMDLHSGQIQGFFDIPTDNLLSAPLLANDIKANYHKPNEIMVVSPDVGGVVRALAVASRLEAELAIVDKRRSGPGKSEVANVIGDVSGRRCILFDDMIDGGGTLCNAAQALIDNGAEEVSAYVTHGVLSGAAVERVNGSVLKELVMTDTIPAPDRVAGGSKIRYVSCDKLLGEAIRRIANEESVSKLFD; this is encoded by the coding sequence ATGAAGCTGCTGGCCGGCAACTCCAACCGCGCGCTGGCTGAGGCCGTAGCCTCGCACCTGGACGTCCCGCTCACCCGGGCCCAGGTCAAGCGCTTCGCCGACAACGAAGTCTGGGTGACCATCGACGAGAACGTCCGCGGCGAGGACGTCTTCATCATCCAGTCGACCAACTACCCGGCCAACGACAACCTGATGGAGCTGCTGGTCTGCGTCGACGCGCTCAAGCGCGCTTCGGCCCGGCGGATCACCGCGGTGATGCCCTACTTCGGCTACGCCCGTCAGGACCGCAAGACCGGCGGCCGCACCCCGATCTCGGCCAAGCTGGTCGCCAACCTGATCGAGCGCGCCGGCGCCGACCGGGTCCTGACCATGGATCTGCACTCTGGCCAGATCCAGGGCTTCTTCGACATCCCCACCGACAACCTGCTGTCGGCGCCGCTGCTGGCCAACGACATCAAGGCCAACTACCACAAGCCCAACGAGATCATGGTGGTCTCCCCGGACGTCGGCGGCGTGGTGCGCGCCCTGGCCGTCGCCAGCCGCCTCGAGGCGGAGCTGGCCATCGTCGACAAGCGCCGCTCGGGTCCCGGCAAGAGCGAAGTCGCCAACGTCATCGGTGACGTGTCCGGCCGCCGCTGCATCCTCTTCGACGACATGATCGACGGCGGCGGCACTCTCTGCAACGCCGCCCAGGCCCTGATCGACAACGGCGCCGAGGAGGTCTCGGCCTACGTCACCCACGGCGTGCTCTCGGGCGCGGCGGTCGAGCGGGTGAACGGCTCTGTGCTCAAGGAGCTGGTCATGACCGACACCATCCCCGCCCCCGACCGCGTCGCCGGCGGCAGCAAGATCCGTTACGTGAGCTGCGACAAGCTGCTCGGCGAGGCGATCCGCCGCATCGCCAACGAAGAGTCGGTCTCCAAACTGTTCGACTGA
- a CDS encoding cytochrome b: MSGHSNYEPKTGIERWLDTRLPIVRLAYDSVIDFPTPKNLNYWWTFGGILAVCLGIQIVTGIVLAMHYVPHVDHAFASVERIMRDVNYGWLIRYMHANGASMFFIAVYIHILRGLYYGSYKAPREVLWILGCVIYLLMMATAFMGYVLPWGQMSFHGAVVITNLFGALPIVGGAITTWLWGGFAVDNPTLNRFFSLHYLLPFMIAGVVALHIWALHVPGNNNPTGVNVKSKQDTVPFHPYYTVKDGFAIVVFLILFATFVFYNPNALGHADNYIPGNPLVTPAHIVPEWYFLPFYAILRAVPDKLGGVLLMFGAIAVLFVLPWLDTSKVRSMRYRPTAKLYFFVFMVACVVLGFCGGQLPDNHVIPGLSTFKLLDADLNSFVWLSRIATLYYFAYFLVVLPVLGLTETPLQQPESISEPVLSHPANAPAGAAASPEKRG, from the coding sequence ATGAGCGGACATTCGAATTACGAACCCAAGACCGGCATCGAGCGCTGGCTCGACACCCGGCTTCCGATCGTGCGCCTGGCGTATGACTCGGTGATCGACTTCCCGACCCCGAAGAACCTGAACTACTGGTGGACCTTCGGCGGCATCCTGGCGGTCTGCCTCGGCATCCAGATCGTGACCGGCATCGTGCTGGCCATGCACTACGTGCCGCACGTGGATCACGCCTTCGCCTCGGTCGAGCGCATCATGCGCGACGTCAACTACGGCTGGCTGATCCGCTACATGCACGCCAACGGGGCCTCGATGTTCTTCATCGCGGTCTACATCCACATCCTGCGCGGCCTCTACTACGGCTCCTACAAGGCGCCCCGCGAAGTGCTCTGGATCCTGGGCTGCGTGATCTACCTGCTGATGATGGCCACCGCCTTCATGGGCTACGTCCTGCCCTGGGGCCAGATGAGCTTCCACGGCGCCGTCGTGATCACCAACCTGTTCGGCGCCCTGCCGATCGTGGGCGGCGCGATCACCACCTGGCTGTGGGGCGGCTTCGCGGTCGACAACCCGACCCTGAACCGCTTCTTCTCGCTGCACTACCTGCTGCCGTTCATGATCGCGGGCGTCGTCGCTCTGCACATCTGGGCGCTGCACGTGCCGGGCAACAACAACCCGACCGGCGTGAACGTGAAGTCCAAGCAGGACACCGTTCCCTTCCACCCGTACTACACGGTGAAGGACGGCTTCGCGATCGTGGTCTTCCTGATCCTCTTCGCGACCTTCGTCTTCTACAACCCGAACGCCCTGGGCCACGCCGACAACTACATCCCCGGCAACCCGCTGGTGACCCCGGCGCACATCGTTCCGGAATGGTACTTCCTGCCGTTCTACGCGATCCTGCGCGCGGTTCCGGACAAGCTCGGCGGCGTGCTGCTGATGTTCGGCGCCATCGCGGTGCTGTTCGTCCTGCCCTGGCTCGACACCTCGAAGGTGCGCTCCATGCGCTACCGCCCGACCGCGAAGCTCTACTTCTTCGTCTTCATGGTCGCCTGCGTGGTGCTCGGCTTCTGCGGCGGTCAGCTTCCCGACAACCACGTGATCCCGGGCCTGTCGACCTTCAAGCTGCTCGACGCGGACCTGAACTCCTTCGTGTGGCTGTCGCGTATCGCCACCCTGTACTACTTCGCCTACTTCCTGGTCGTCCTGCCGGTCCTGGGCCTCACCGAGACCCCGCTGCAGCAGCCGGAATCGATCAGCGAACCTGTGCTTTCGCATCCTGCCAACGCGCCGGCCGGCGCCGCGGCTTCGCCTGAAAAGAGGGGTTGA
- a CDS encoding cytochrome c1 has translation MLRKGIALAALGLAVFTAAPAAQAAGGALPPKHVEFSFEGPFGKFDQAQLQRGYKVYREVCSACHSMNLMYFRNLGQKGGPFYDPKYKTPNDNAIVKAIAAEYQVKDIDSETGDVIDRPGTPADHFPNPFPNEPAARASNGGALPPDLSVMAKARHEGPQYIYSILTGYKEPPKGLKVAPGMHYNPYMNGDVTAAWSGPHDKVPPGGFIAMAQPLAADQVSFDDGTKSTLEQQAKDVAAFIAWASEPKMEERKAFGMAAMAYLFIFAALLYASYRRIWRNVAH, from the coding sequence ATGCTGCGTAAAGGTATCGCGCTCGCGGCGCTTGGCTTGGCCGTGTTCACCGCGGCTCCGGCGGCTCAGGCCGCCGGCGGCGCCCTCCCGCCCAAGCACGTCGAGTTCAGCTTCGAAGGCCCGTTCGGCAAGTTCGACCAGGCCCAGCTGCAACGGGGTTACAAGGTTTATCGGGAGGTCTGCTCGGCCTGCCACTCGATGAACCTGATGTACTTCCGGAACCTCGGCCAGAAGGGCGGGCCGTTCTACGATCCGAAGTACAAGACGCCGAACGACAACGCGATCGTCAAGGCGATCGCCGCGGAGTACCAGGTCAAGGACATCGACTCCGAGACCGGCGACGTCATCGACCGCCCCGGCACTCCGGCCGACCACTTCCCGAACCCGTTCCCGAACGAACCGGCGGCGCGGGCTTCGAACGGCGGCGCCCTGCCGCCGGACCTGTCGGTGATGGCCAAGGCCCGTCACGAAGGACCGCAGTACATCTACTCGATCCTGACCGGCTACAAGGAGCCGCCGAAGGGTCTGAAGGTGGCCCCGGGCATGCACTACAACCCGTATATGAACGGGGACGTGACGGCGGCCTGGAGCGGTCCGCACGACAAGGTTCCGCCGGGCGGCTTCATCGCCATGGCCCAGCCGCTGGCGGCCGATCAGGTGAGCTTCGACGACGGCACGAAGTCGACGCTGGAGCAGCAGGCCAAGGACGTGGCCGCGTTCATCGCCTGGGCTTCCGAGCCCAAGATGGAAGAGCGCAAGGCCTTCGGCATGGCGGCGATGGCCTATCTCTTCATCTTCGCGGCCCTGCTCTATGCGAGCTACCGCCGGATCTGGAGGAACGTCGCCCACTAG